A region of Pieris rapae chromosome 20, ilPieRapa1.1, whole genome shotgun sequence DNA encodes the following proteins:
- the LOC111002036 gene encoding transmembrane protein 165 isoform X1 has translation MNFTDIVTVTSEMFSTTVLPDLMSTDFFTTSDFSSMSDFASTDIESTTDFVPSTLPPETGIREWLLDLVVKNSAVKGGFWQGFLASLSVVIVSELADKTFFIAAIMAMKHSRIIVFCGAISALIFMTVLSAAFGWVATVVPRVYTHYISAALFAIFGLKMLRDGWKMDPNEGQEELDEVQTELKRREEQEDKEETAEMLEQGLAERRKRRSAVYKVLLQAATLTFLAEWGDRSQLATVVLATREDVFGVVVGGSLGHALCTGLAVIGGRMVAQKISVRTVTIIGGLVFLFFAVSALVMGPGE, from the exons ATGAATTTCACGGATATTGTAACGGTGACTAGTGAGATGTTTTCGACAACTGTCCTACCGGATTTGATGTCGACGGATTTTTTTACGACTTCGGATTTTTCGTCGATGTCGGATTTTGCGTCTACGGATATAGAGTCGACTACTGATTTTGTTCCTAGTACGCTGCCTCCGGAGACCGGTATAAGGGAATGGTTGTTGGATCTCGTCGTTAAG AATTCAGCAGTCAAAGGCGGCTTCTGGCAAGGTTTCCTAGCATCACTGTCCGTGGTTATTGTGTCAGAATTAGCGGACAAGACATTCTTCATAGCTGCAATTATGGCCATGAAACATTCTAGAATAATTGTCTTCTGTGGTGCCATATCGGCGCTTATATTTATGACTGTTCTCTCAGCAGCCTTTGGCTGGGTAGCCACAGTTGTACCACGAGTGTATACGCATTATATAAGTGCGGCACTGTTCGCCATATTTGGTCTGAAGATGCTAAGAGATGGATGGAAGATGGACCCGAACGAGGGTCAAGAAGAGTTAGATGAGGTGCAGACCGAATTGAAGAGGAGAGAGGAACAG GAAGACAAAGAAGAAACAGCTGAGATGTTGGAGCAAGGTCTAGCAGAGAGACGAAAGAGACGTAGTGCCGTCTATAAAGTATTATTGCAAGCGGCAACTTTGACATTTTTAGCGGAATGGGGAGATAGATCGCAGCTGGCAACAGTGGTGTTGGCCACGAGAGAAGATGTGTTTGGAGTCGTGGTGGGAGGGTCACTGGGTCACGCCCTTTGTACGGGATTGGCTGTGATTGGTGGAAGAATGGTGGCGCAGAAGATTTCCGTTAGGACTG tgaCAATAATCGGTGGTCTAGTCTTCCTGTTCTTCGCTGTGAGTGCACTAGTGATGGGCCCCGGCGAGTAA
- the LOC111002036 gene encoding transmembrane protein 165 isoform X2 has product MLKLRSVYLAVIAFATIWVLTAGEDQAPGVSSMPPTHNSAVKGGFWQGFLASLSVVIVSELADKTFFIAAIMAMKHSRIIVFCGAISALIFMTVLSAAFGWVATVVPRVYTHYISAALFAIFGLKMLRDGWKMDPNEGQEELDEVQTELKRREEQVCLKLEDKEETAEMLEQGLAERRKRRSAVYKVLLQAATLTFLAEWGDRSQLATVVLATREDVFGVVVGGSLGHALCTGLAVIGGRMVAQKISVRTVTIIGGLVFLFFAVSALVMGPGE; this is encoded by the exons ATGCTTAAACTGAGGAGTGTCTATTTAGCGGTTATAGCATTTGCCACAATATGGGTGTTAACTGCTGGAGAGGATCAGGCACCTGGAGTGTCATCAATGCCCCCTACACAT AATTCAGCAGTCAAAGGCGGCTTCTGGCAAGGTTTCCTAGCATCACTGTCCGTGGTTATTGTGTCAGAATTAGCGGACAAGACATTCTTCATAGCTGCAATTATGGCCATGAAACATTCTAGAATAATTGTCTTCTGTGGTGCCATATCGGCGCTTATATTTATGACTGTTCTCTCAGCAGCCTTTGGCTGGGTAGCCACAGTTGTACCACGAGTGTATACGCATTATATAAGTGCGGCACTGTTCGCCATATTTGGTCTGAAGATGCTAAGAGATGGATGGAAGATGGACCCGAACGAGGGTCAAGAAGAGTTAGATGAGGTGCAGACCGAATTGAAGAGGAGAGAGGAACAGGTGTGTTTGAAGCTA GAAGACAAAGAAGAAACAGCTGAGATGTTGGAGCAAGGTCTAGCAGAGAGACGAAAGAGACGTAGTGCCGTCTATAAAGTATTATTGCAAGCGGCAACTTTGACATTTTTAGCGGAATGGGGAGATAGATCGCAGCTGGCAACAGTGGTGTTGGCCACGAGAGAAGATGTGTTTGGAGTCGTGGTGGGAGGGTCACTGGGTCACGCCCTTTGTACGGGATTGGCTGTGATTGGTGGAAGAATGGTGGCGCAGAAGATTTCCGTTAGGACTG tgaCAATAATCGGTGGTCTAGTCTTCCTGTTCTTCGCTGTGAGTGCACTAGTGATGGGCCCCGGCGAGTAA